From Candidatus Tumulicola sp., the proteins below share one genomic window:
- the tuf gene encoding elongation factor Tu (EF-Tu; promotes GTP-dependent binding of aminoacyl-tRNA to the A-site of ribosomes during protein biosynthesis; when the tRNA anticodon matches the mRNA codon, GTP hydrolysis results; the inactive EF-Tu-GDP leaves the ribosome and release of GDP is promoted by elongation factor Ts; many prokaryotes have two copies of the gene encoding EF-Tu): protein LPTGVEMVMPGDNVRMNVELITPIACEEGLRFAIREGGRTVGAGVVTKVTE, encoded by the coding sequence CCTGCCGACGGGCGTGGAGATGGTGATGCCCGGGGACAACGTGCGCATGAACGTGGAGTTGATCACGCCGATCGCGTGCGAAGAAGGCCTGCGCTTCGCGATCCGCGAGGGCGGCCGCACGGTGGGCGCCGGCGTCGTCACCAAGGTGACCGAGTAA
- the rpsJ gene encoding 30S ribosomal protein S10: MARQKIRIRLRAYDHKILDQSAERIVETAKRTGAFVSGPVPLPTSIERQCVLRSPHVDKKSREHFEIRTHKRLIDILQASAKTMDALMHLDLPAGVDIELKA; this comes from the coding sequence ATGGCACGCCAAAAAATACGCATCCGCCTGCGCGCCTACGATCACAAGATCTTGGATCAATCGGCCGAGCGCATCGTCGAGACGGCCAAACGTACCGGAGCGTTCGTCAGCGGACCCGTGCCGCTGCCGACGTCCATCGAGCGCCAATGCGTGCTGCGTTCCCCGCACGTGGACAAGAAGAGCCGCGAGCACTTCGAGATCCGCACGCACAAGCGGCTCATCGACATCCTTCAGGCGTCGGCCAAGACGATGGATGCGCTCATGCACCTGGATCTGCCGGCCGGCGTCGACATCGAGTTGAAGGCTTAG
- the rplC gene encoding 50S ribosomal protein L3 has product MKQIIGRKLGMTNVFTEDGRYVPVTVIAAGPCSVIERKSVDKHGYDSVVLGFEDAKLKQLSKPMRARFEKLNTAPKNVLREFRGELGEAKAGDTITVSVFEAGDRVDVIGTSKGHGFSGIMKRWNASGGGASHGSMIHRQPASNSDTNSAKVVKGSHRPGHWGVDRVTSLNLEVIQTDAEKNLLLVEGAVPGSRNGLVLVRPSVKAKAKAAK; this is encoded by the coding sequence ATGAAGCAGATCATCGGGCGCAAACTTGGCATGACCAACGTGTTCACCGAAGACGGGCGCTACGTGCCGGTCACGGTGATCGCGGCCGGTCCCTGCTCGGTGATCGAGCGCAAGAGCGTGGACAAACACGGCTACGATTCGGTCGTGCTCGGCTTCGAAGATGCGAAGCTCAAGCAGCTCTCCAAACCGATGCGCGCGCGCTTTGAGAAATTGAACACCGCGCCCAAGAACGTGCTGCGCGAATTCCGGGGCGAGCTGGGTGAGGCCAAGGCCGGCGACACGATCACCGTTTCGGTGTTCGAAGCGGGCGATCGCGTGGACGTCATCGGCACGAGCAAGGGCCACGGTTTTTCCGGCATCATGAAGCGTTGGAACGCGTCGGGCGGCGGCGCAAGCCACGGCTCCATGATCCATCGGCAGCCGGCATCGAACAGCGACACGAACTCCGCCAAAGTAGTGAAGGGAAGCCATCGCCCAGGACATTGGGGCGTCGATCGGGTGACCAGCTTGAATTTGGAAGTCATCCAGACGGACGCCGAAAAGAATCTTCTTCTTGTGGAAGGCGCCGTTCCGGGCTCGCGCAACGGGCTTGTGCTGGTGCGTCCCTCGGTGAAAGCGAAAGCGAAGGCGGCGAAGTGA
- the rplD gene encoding 50S ribosomal protein L4 → MPAAFAKPVKAKVIHQAVMRHLANRRAGTADTKTRAEVAGGGRKPWRQKGTGRARHGSIRSPIWRKGGVVFGPHPRSFAISMNRSARRAALAMAIAAKIKDGGLSVLDVTGLRPAKTKDIVNLLWSDGNYRSGDRIMLVVHNDKDENADAVKRAGRNLARALVSGHGEVSAYSLLAHDRVLMTKAAYDALAEVCGA, encoded by the coding sequence GTGCCCGCGGCGTTCGCCAAACCCGTAAAAGCCAAAGTGATCCATCAGGCGGTCATGCGCCATCTCGCCAATCGGCGCGCCGGCACGGCGGATACGAAGACGCGCGCGGAAGTCGCCGGCGGCGGACGCAAGCCCTGGCGTCAAAAGGGCACCGGACGCGCCCGCCATGGCAGCATCCGTTCGCCGATCTGGCGCAAGGGCGGCGTGGTCTTCGGTCCGCACCCGCGCTCGTTCGCGATCTCGATGAACCGGAGCGCGCGGCGCGCTGCGTTGGCGATGGCGATCGCCGCCAAGATCAAAGACGGCGGTTTGTCCGTGCTCGACGTCACCGGCCTGCGCCCGGCCAAGACGAAGGATATCGTGAACCTGCTTTGGTCCGACGGCAACTACCGCAGCGGCGATCGCATCATGCTGGTCGTGCACAACGACAAAGACGAAAACGCGGACGCGGTCAAGCGGGCCGGACGCAATCTGGCGCGCGCCTTGGTGTCCGGGCACGGCGAGGTATCGGCATACTCGCTGCTCGCGCACGACCGCGTGCTGATGACCAAGGCCGCGTACGATGCTCTGGCGGAGGTGTGCGGTGCCTGA
- the rplW gene encoding 50S ribosomal protein L23 gives MPELREIVRRPLVTEKSVAGSAHSQYSFEVAYQASKHVIKEAIEKTFKVTVLRVNTVSVPAKSGRNMRRPTRRPVVTKHGRKKAIVTLKEGDKIELGGVNYFES, from the coding sequence GTGCCTGAACTGCGAGAGATCGTCCGGCGGCCGCTCGTGACCGAGAAATCGGTCGCGGGATCGGCGCATTCCCAGTATTCGTTCGAAGTGGCTTACCAGGCTTCGAAACACGTGATCAAAGAGGCGATCGAGAAGACCTTCAAGGTCACGGTGCTGCGCGTCAACACGGTTTCGGTCCCGGCGAAAAGCGGACGCAACATGCGCCGCCCGACGCGCCGGCCGGTGGTCACGAAGCACGGCCGGAAAAAAGCTATCGTCACGCTCAAAGAGGGCGACAAGATCGAACTCGGCGGCGTCAACTACTTTGAGTCATAA
- the rplB gene encoding 50S ribosomal protein L2, with translation MAFKKFKPTSPGRRFMTISAFEDITKKRPESSLLEPKHKHAGRNFNGHITVRHRGGGHKVLYRRIDFARRKDGIPALVAAIEYDPNRSARIALLHYRDGEKRYILAPLGVSVGDTLVSGPDADIKTGNALPLANIPLGTVIHNIELTPGGGGKLVRSAGGSAQLMAKEGTYAQVRMPSGEVRMIGVLCRATIGQLGNLEHENAVIGKAGRIRWLGRRPQVRGIAMNPVDHPHGGGEARSTAGRPPTTPWGVMTMGKKTRRNKRTTKFIVKRRSKK, from the coding sequence ATGGCATTTAAAAAATTCAAACCGACAAGTCCCGGGCGGCGCTTCATGACGATAAGCGCCTTCGAAGACATCACGAAGAAGAGGCCCGAGAGCTCGCTGCTCGAGCCCAAGCACAAACATGCCGGGCGCAACTTCAACGGTCACATCACCGTGCGCCACCGCGGCGGCGGGCACAAGGTGCTGTACCGGCGCATCGATTTTGCGCGGCGCAAGGACGGAATACCCGCGCTCGTGGCGGCGATCGAATACGATCCGAACCGTTCGGCCCGCATCGCGCTGCTGCATTATCGCGACGGCGAGAAGCGTTACATCCTCGCGCCGCTCGGCGTGTCGGTGGGCGATACGCTGGTCTCGGGGCCCGACGCCGACATCAAGACCGGCAACGCGCTGCCGCTCGCGAACATCCCGCTCGGCACCGTCATCCACAATATCGAGTTGACACCGGGCGGCGGCGGCAAGCTGGTGCGCTCGGCCGGCGGCTCGGCGCAGTTGATGGCCAAAGAGGGCACGTACGCGCAGGTCCGCATGCCCTCGGGTGAAGTGCGCATGATCGGCGTGCTTTGCCGCGCCACCATCGGGCAGCTCGGCAACCTCGAGCACGAGAACGCGGTCATCGGCAAGGCAGGCCGCATCCGTTGGCTTGGCCGTCGCCCGCAAGTGCGCGGCATCGCCATGAACCCGGTCGACCATCCGCATGGCGGCGGCGAAGCGCGCTCGACCGCAGGCCGGCCACCGACCACGCCGTGGGGCGTGATGACCATGGGCAAAAAGACGCGCCGCAACAAGCGCACTACGAAGTTCATCGTCAAGCGCCGGAGCAAAAAATGA
- the rpsS gene encoding 30S ribosomal protein S19, with translation MSRSTKKGPYVADHLLAKIERMNSAREKRVIKTWSRSSTVIPAMVGHTIAVHDGRKHVPVYVQENMVGHKLGEFAPTRIFRGHGTGAPKVEVK, from the coding sequence ATGAGCCGTTCAACCAAGAAGGGGCCGTACGTGGCAGACCACTTGCTAGCCAAGATCGAGCGCATGAACTCCGCGCGCGAGAAGCGCGTCATCAAGACGTGGTCGCGCTCCTCGACGGTCATCCCCGCGATGGTCGGGCACACGATCGCGGTGCACGACGGGCGCAAGCACGTCCCCGTCTACGTGCAGGAGAACATGGTCGGCCACAAGCTCGGCGAGTTCGCGCCGACGCGCATTTTCCGCGGCCACGGCACCGGCGCTCCAAAGGTAGAGGTGAAATAG
- the rplV gene encoding 50S ribosomal protein L22, producing MQAQATAKFLRVPARKARRVVDVIRGKRVDQALTLLAFSTLDAAKAVHKILRSAVANAENNHGMKGAELLVSRAFVDGGPSIKRVEARARGSAGIKRKKMSHVTIVVSDGESQ from the coding sequence GTGCAAGCGCAAGCAACCGCAAAATTCTTGCGCGTCCCAGCACGCAAAGCGCGGCGCGTGGTGGACGTCATCCGCGGCAAGCGCGTCGACCAGGCGTTGACGCTGCTCGCCTTCTCGACGCTCGATGCGGCGAAAGCGGTGCACAAGATCCTGCGTTCGGCGGTCGCCAACGCCGAGAACAATCACGGCATGAAGGGCGCCGAGCTGCTCGTATCGCGCGCGTTCGTGGACGGCGGTCCATCCATCAAGCGGGTCGAGGCGCGCGCGCGCGGCTCGGCCGGTATAAAAAGGAAGAAAATGTCACACGTCACGATCGTCGTGTCCGACGGGGAGAGCCAATAG
- the rplP gene encoding 50S ribosomal protein L16 has translation MLLPKRVKHRKVQRGRMKGRAQRGNTLHFGEYGLQALEPAWVTNRQIEAARIALTRHLKRGGKVWITIFPDKSYTKKPAETRQGSGKGAPEGWVAVVRPGRVLFELAGIDAAMATQALRLAASKLPIDTKILRREGLGESVEI, from the coding sequence ATGCTTCTTCCAAAGCGAGTCAAACACCGCAAGGTGCAGCGCGGCCGCATGAAGGGCCGCGCGCAGCGCGGCAACACCCTGCACTTCGGGGAGTACGGGCTGCAAGCGCTCGAGCCGGCCTGGGTGACGAATCGCCAGATCGAAGCCGCGCGCATCGCGCTCACGCGCCATCTCAAGCGCGGCGGCAAGGTCTGGATCACGATATTCCCGGACAAGTCGTATACGAAAAAACCTGCCGAGACGCGCCAAGGCTCCGGCAAGGGCGCGCCCGAGGGTTGGGTGGCCGTCGTGCGGCCGGGCCGCGTGCTGTTCGAATTAGCCGGCATCGATGCGGCGATGGCCACGCAAGCCCTGCGCCTCGCCGCCTCCAAACTGCCGATCGACACCAAAATTCTGCGGCGTGAAGGGTTGGGAGAATCCGTTGAAATCTAG
- the rpmC gene encoding 50S ribosomal protein L29 — protein sequence MKSSELRSLRELTIRELEEKLVAAKEELFNLRFQLVTGHLEDHAKVTKLRRDIAQLYTVLAQRKLAG from the coding sequence TTGAAATCTAGCGAACTGCGCAGCTTGCGCGAACTCACGATCCGCGAGCTCGAAGAGAAGCTCGTCGCGGCCAAAGAAGAGCTGTTCAATCTGCGCTTTCAGCTCGTCACAGGCCACCTCGAGGACCACGCCAAGGTGACCAAACTGCGGCGCGACATCGCGCAGCTCTACACCGTCTTGGCGCAGCGGAAGCTGGCGGGTTAA
- the rpsQ gene encoding 30S ribosomal protein S17, which yields MAEQTPVRARPNRKTRVGRVVSDKMMKSIVVITQAPRAHPAYGKITVRSTRYMAHDEGNEAKIGDLVRIVETRPLSARKRWRLVEIVEKAK from the coding sequence ATGGCAGAACAAACGCCTGTGCGGGCGCGCCCGAACCGCAAGACGAGAGTCGGCCGTGTCGTCTCCGACAAGATGATGAAGAGCATCGTCGTGATCACCCAAGCCCCGCGGGCGCACCCGGCCTACGGAAAGATCACCGTGCGCTCGACGCGCTACATGGCGCATGACGAGGGCAACGAAGCGAAGATCGGCGACTTGGTCCGCATCGTCGAGACGCGGCCGCTGAGTGCGCGCAAGCGCTGGCGCCTCGTCGAGATCGTGGAAAAAGCCAAGTGA
- the rplN gene encoding 50S ribosomal protein L14, protein MIQAQTRLKVADNSGARELMVFHVKGGSRHPYAYVGDIVTATVKSAIPGAAVKKGNVVQAVIVRQKKKMRRPDGSFIRFDENAAVLLNEQNNPRGTRIFGPVARELRDRDFMKIVSLAPEVL, encoded by the coding sequence GTGATCCAGGCGCAGACGCGGCTCAAAGTCGCTGACAACTCGGGCGCGCGCGAACTGATGGTCTTCCACGTGAAGGGCGGCTCGCGCCATCCCTACGCGTACGTGGGCGACATCGTCACCGCCACCGTCAAGAGCGCGATTCCCGGAGCTGCCGTGAAGAAGGGCAACGTGGTTCAAGCCGTCATCGTGCGACAGAAGAAGAAGATGCGCCGGCCCGATGGTTCCTTCATCCGCTTCGACGAGAACGCCGCGGTGCTCCTCAACGAGCAGAACAACCCGCGCGGCACCCGCATTTTCGGTCCGGTCGCGCGCGAGCTGCGCGATCGCGACTTCATGAAGATCGTCTCGCTTGCACCGGAGGTGCTCTAG
- the rplX gene encoding 50S ribosomal protein L24, translating to MGAIRLAAGDTVMVLSGKYKGKRGKIKLVRRGDAVAEVEGVNVVKRHTKPGVKSKGRSSVMGSGSSPSAGGIFEKEMPVPLHRLMYVCPKCAKPSKLAFAVKGGSKERICRRCGEPAERPVKA from the coding sequence ATGGGCGCGATTCGACTGGCGGCCGGCGACACCGTGATGGTGCTGTCCGGCAAATATAAAGGAAAGCGTGGCAAGATCAAACTCGTGCGGCGCGGCGACGCGGTCGCCGAAGTCGAGGGCGTGAACGTCGTGAAGCGCCACACGAAGCCGGGCGTGAAGTCCAAAGGCCGTTCTTCGGTCATGGGCTCCGGCTCGAGCCCGAGCGCGGGCGGCATCTTCGAAAAGGAGATGCCGGTGCCGCTGCACCGTTTGATGTACGTGTGTCCGAAGTGCGCCAAGCCCTCGAAGCTGGCGTTCGCGGTCAAGGGTGGGAGCAAAGAGCGCATCTGTCGTCGCTGCGGAGAACCCGCGGAACGGCCGGTGAAGGCGTGA
- the rplE gene encoding 50S ribosomal protein L5, whose protein sequence is MNRLKERYGKEIVPALIKRFGYSNRMQVPRLTKIVVNMGVGEAVANPKAIDGAVSDLTAITGQKPLVTRATKSIAVYKLRAGMQIGAKVTLRGERMYAFLDKLVNIVLPRIRDFRGMSRSSLDGRGNYALGLKEQLVFPEISYDKVDMVRGMDIVIVTTARNDEEALAFLSEIGMPLRKEGVAA, encoded by the coding sequence GTGAACCGATTGAAAGAGCGGTACGGGAAAGAGATCGTACCGGCGCTCATCAAGCGTTTCGGCTACTCCAATCGCATGCAAGTGCCGCGCCTGACGAAGATCGTGGTCAATATGGGCGTTGGCGAAGCCGTCGCCAATCCGAAGGCGATCGACGGCGCCGTCTCCGACCTGACCGCCATCACCGGCCAAAAGCCGCTGGTGACGCGAGCCACCAAGAGCATCGCCGTGTACAAACTTCGGGCCGGCATGCAGATCGGCGCGAAAGTGACGCTGCGGGGCGAGCGCATGTACGCCTTCCTCGACAAGCTGGTCAACATCGTCCTGCCGCGCATCCGGGATTTTCGCGGCATGTCGCGCTCGTCGCTCGACGGCCGCGGCAACTACGCCCTTGGGCTCAAGGAACAGCTGGTTTTTCCGGAGATCAGCTACGACAAGGTCGACATGGTGCGCGGCATGGACATCGTCATCGTTACCACCGCGCGCAACGATGAGGAGGCGCTGGCGTTCTTGAGCGAGATCGGCATGCCGCTCCGCAAAGAGGGGGTCGCAGCGTAA
- a CDS encoding type Z 30S ribosomal protein S14 — protein sequence MAKTCLIEKSKRTPKFKVRAHNRCRRCGRPKGYLRKFALCRICFRELAHAGKIPGVTKASW from the coding sequence ATGGCAAAGACATGTTTGATCGAGAAAAGCAAGCGCACGCCGAAATTCAAAGTGCGCGCGCACAACCGCTGCCGGCGATGCGGCCGGCCAAAGGGCTACTTGCGCAAGTTCGCGCTCTGCCGCATATGCTTCCGCGAGCTGGCGCACGCCGGCAAGATCCCCGGCGTCACCAAGGCGTCGTGGTAG
- the rpsH gene encoding 30S ribosomal protein S8, which yields MGTITDPVADMLTRIRNANTAFLALVDVPASRVKLELAKLLKAEGFIKTFDVVEGKPRDTIRITLKYGTGRERVINGLQRISRPGLRIYTPKGEIPKCMGGLGLVIMSTPKGIISGRQARRLGCGGEVMAFVW from the coding sequence ATGGGAACGATAACCGATCCAGTCGCCGACATGCTCACGCGCATCCGCAACGCCAACACGGCGTTCCTTGCGCTCGTCGACGTGCCGGCATCGCGCGTCAAGCTGGAGCTCGCGAAGCTGTTGAAGGCCGAAGGCTTCATCAAGACGTTTGACGTGGTGGAGGGCAAGCCGCGCGACACGATCCGCATCACGCTCAAATACGGCACCGGGCGCGAGCGGGTCATCAACGGACTGCAGCGCATCAGCCGGCCAGGCCTGCGCATCTACACGCCCAAGGGCGAGATCCCCAAGTGCATGGGCGGCCTCGGCTTGGTCATCATGTCGACGCCCAAAGGCATCATCAGCGGCCGCCAAGCGCGCCGGCTGGGCTGCGGCGGCGAAGTCATGGCTTTTGTATGGTGA
- the rplF gene encoding 50S ribosomal protein L6 — MSRIGRMPVTVPSDVNVGYAERVVSVKGPKGELTLRCAEPLEVKLENGSVSVSRPDESKRTRQLHGLTRTLIANMVDGVTKGFSKSLDIIGVGYRAQMQGKKLQLQVGFSHPVIVEPPAGIEIKVEGTNKIVISGADKQQVGQLAAQIRHVRPPEPYKGKGIRYTGEHVRRKLGKAGKTAGGKK; from the coding sequence ATGAGTAGAATCGGCCGCATGCCCGTCACGGTGCCCTCCGACGTGAACGTCGGCTATGCCGAGCGCGTCGTGTCCGTCAAGGGCCCGAAGGGCGAGTTGACGCTTCGCTGTGCCGAACCGCTCGAGGTCAAACTCGAGAACGGCAGCGTGAGCGTGTCGCGCCCGGACGAGAGCAAACGCACGCGCCAGCTGCATGGTTTGACGCGCACGCTGATCGCCAACATGGTGGACGGCGTCACGAAGGGCTTTTCGAAGTCGCTCGATATCATCGGCGTCGGCTATCGCGCGCAGATGCAGGGCAAGAAGCTGCAGCTGCAGGTCGGCTTCTCGCACCCCGTCATCGTGGAGCCGCCCGCAGGCATCGAGATCAAAGTCGAAGGCACGAACAAGATCGTGATCAGCGGCGCCGACAAGCAACAGGTCGGGCAGCTGGCGGCGCAGATCCGTCACGTGCGGCCGCCGGAGCCATACAAGGGCAAGGGCATCCGCTATACGGGCGAGCACGTGCGGCGTAAACTTGGCAAAGCCGGCAAGACGGCAGGCGGTAAGAAATGA
- the rplR gene encoding 50S ribosomal protein L18, protein MDRNASRLRRHARIRKRLGGSAQRPRLSVFRSLHHVYAQIIDDTTGRTVVAASTREKAVAQGLDSLSAAAAAERVGKVIAERAKEKGVKAVVFDRGGYRYHGRIKALADAARSAGLEF, encoded by the coding sequence ATCGATCGCAACGCATCCAGGCTGCGGCGCCATGCCCGCATCCGCAAGCGCCTCGGCGGTTCCGCGCAGCGACCGCGTCTGTCGGTGTTCCGCAGCTTGCACCACGTGTATGCGCAGATCATCGACGACACGACCGGGCGCACCGTCGTCGCAGCTTCGACGCGCGAGAAGGCGGTCGCGCAGGGACTCGATTCGCTGTCCGCGGCCGCCGCCGCAGAGCGGGTCGGCAAAGTGATCGCCGAGCGCGCCAAGGAAAAGGGCGTCAAAGCGGTCGTGTTCGATCGCGGCGGCTACCGATACCACGGGCGCATCAAAGCGCTCGCAGATGCGGCGCGCAGCGCCGGGTTGGAGTTTTAG
- the rplO gene encoding 50S ribosomal protein L15, whose product MKLSHLKPAPGSKVKRLRIGRGHGSGMVKTAGKGGKGQTARSGGGKGRTFEGGQTPWFRRLPQRRGVSQKSRSTKIFRTEYSVVNVGDLEDWDVSVVVSPEALLEAGVIAKQRDGIKILGGGDAPKGLKFRDVVFSGPARAKLEAAGAVFEE is encoded by the coding sequence GTGAAGCTGTCGCATCTTAAGCCCGCCCCGGGCTCGAAGGTCAAGCGCTTGCGCATCGGCCGCGGGCATGGCAGCGGCATGGTGAAGACCGCGGGCAAAGGCGGCAAGGGCCAGACCGCGCGCTCGGGCGGCGGCAAAGGCCGGACCTTTGAAGGCGGACAGACGCCATGGTTCCGGCGCCTGCCGCAGCGTCGCGGCGTGTCGCAAAAATCCCGCTCGACAAAGATCTTCCGCACCGAGTACTCGGTGGTCAACGTGGGCGACCTCGAGGACTGGGATGTCAGCGTCGTCGTGTCGCCCGAAGCCCTGCTCGAGGCCGGCGTGATCGCCAAACAGCGCGACGGCATCAAGATCCTCGGCGGCGGCGATGCCCCGAAGGGTTTGAAATTCCGCGATGTCGTCTTCTCAGGCCCGGCTCGAGCCAAACTCGAAGCTGCCGGCGCGGTGTTTGAGGAATAG
- the secY gene encoding preprotein translocase subunit SecY, which produces MVMWRNLANALVVPEIRNRLLFVFGAFALFVVAVYIQVPYVNITKWQQILAQGQFLNFLGFLSGGALQRFSVIAMGITPYINASIIMQLMTVVFPDIKELMQHGGEEGRRKVGLWTRWLTAILAVVQATTMVIALNRSGIFERTDTLYLVSVVLVLTAGTMWLMWLGEQITDKGVGNGVSLIIFVGIILRYPTYFAQTFQLSEKGGLPIFGLVLFALIAIVSLISIVFMYQGQRRVPVQYAKRVVGRKVYGGRSTYIPLRLNNAGVISIIFAISILLLPQQIASWSAQYHTTWAQAFNGFMVQYFGYGSILYNAVYFLLVVGFTFFYSEVVVNIMDIGDSLKKQGGFIPGIRPGKPTTDYLQKILHRITVVAAVYLGVLAVLPNITQNFTHITTIFLGSTSLLIVVGVALDTMTQVEARLAMRDYRGFIKQ; this is translated from the coding sequence ATGGTGATGTGGCGCAACCTGGCAAACGCACTGGTCGTTCCGGAGATCCGGAACCGGCTTCTGTTCGTATTCGGCGCGTTCGCCCTGTTCGTGGTCGCGGTCTACATCCAAGTGCCGTACGTCAACATCACGAAGTGGCAGCAGATCCTGGCGCAGGGACAATTCCTGAACTTCCTCGGCTTCCTGTCCGGCGGAGCGCTGCAGCGCTTCTCCGTGATCGCCATGGGCATCACGCCGTACATCAACGCGAGCATCATCATGCAGCTGATGACGGTCGTATTCCCCGACATCAAAGAGCTGATGCAGCACGGCGGCGAGGAAGGGCGGCGCAAAGTCGGTCTGTGGACGCGCTGGCTCACCGCCATCCTGGCGGTCGTCCAAGCCACGACCATGGTGATCGCGCTGAACCGCTCGGGCATCTTCGAGCGGACGGACACGCTCTATCTGGTCTCCGTCGTCTTGGTCCTCACCGCCGGCACCATGTGGCTGATGTGGCTGGGCGAGCAGATCACCGACAAGGGCGTCGGAAACGGCGTCTCGCTGATCATCTTCGTCGGCATCATCTTGCGCTATCCGACCTACTTCGCGCAGACGTTCCAACTCTCCGAAAAGGGCGGCCTGCCGATCTTCGGTCTCGTGCTCTTCGCGCTGATCGCCATCGTGTCGCTGATCTCGATCGTCTTCATGTACCAGGGACAGCGGCGCGTGCCGGTGCAGTACGCGAAGCGCGTCGTGGGACGCAAGGTGTATGGCGGGCGCAGCACCTACATCCCGCTGCGCCTGAACAACGCCGGCGTCATCTCGATCATCTTCGCCATCTCGATCTTGCTGCTGCCGCAGCAGATCGCGTCGTGGTCCGCCCAGTACCACACGACGTGGGCGCAGGCGTTCAACGGCTTCATGGTCCAGTATTTCGGCTACGGCAGCATCTTGTACAACGCGGTCTATTTCTTGCTGGTCGTCGGCTTCACGTTCTTCTACAGCGAAGTCGTGGTCAACATCATGGACATCGGGGACTCGCTCAAGAAGCAGGGGGGCTTCATACCCGGCATCCGGCCGGGCAAACCGACCACCGACTATTTGCAGAAGATCCTGCACCGCATCACGGTCGTGGCGGCCGTGTACCTCGGCGTCCTAGCGGTGCTGCCGAACATCACGCAGAATTTCACGCACATCACTACCATATTTTTGGGCAGTACCTCGCTGCTCATCGTGGTCGGCGTGGCGCTTGACACGATGACGCAGGTCGAGGCGCGGCTCGCCATGCGCGACTATCGGGGCTTTATCAAACAATGA
- a CDS encoding adenylate kinase: MSGQGTRVILLGAPGAGKGTQSHLLVETLDVPHISTGDMFRVAKAAGTPMGVVAKRYMDHGELVPDDVTIGLIEERLQQPDTQGGYILDGFPRTAVQAEALNKLLARLGQRLDAVIKLTVPQNELLRRLTGRRVCPNCGANYHHDSAPPKVAGVCDHCGAKLQQREDDSDATVAHRLEVYDKNTRPLIAYYEKMGLLHRIDGTQPIDVVHQAMVDAARSKVKTI; the protein is encoded by the coding sequence ATGAGCGGCCAAGGAACGCGCGTCATCCTGCTCGGTGCGCCGGGCGCGGGCAAGGGCACTCAGTCCCACCTGCTCGTGGAGACCCTGGACGTGCCGCACATCTCCACCGGCGACATGTTCCGCGTGGCGAAGGCGGCCGGAACGCCGATGGGCGTCGTGGCGAAGCGTTATATGGACCACGGGGAGCTCGTGCCCGATGACGTGACCATCGGCCTCATCGAAGAGCGGCTGCAGCAGCCCGACACGCAAGGCGGCTATATCCTGGACGGTTTCCCTCGGACCGCGGTGCAGGCCGAGGCGCTGAACAAGCTACTCGCGCGCTTGGGCCAGCGCCTCGACGCGGTCATCAAGCTGACGGTTCCGCAAAACGAGCTGTTGCGCAGGCTCACCGGCAGGCGCGTGTGTCCGAACTGCGGGGCGAACTATCACCACGACTCTGCGCCTCCGAAAGTCGCCGGCGTGTGCGATCATTGCGGCGCGAAGCTGCAGCAGCGCGAAGACGACAGCGACGCGACCGTCGCGCATCGCCTCGAGGTGTACGACAAGAACACGCGGCCGCTCATCGCGTACTACGAGAAGATGGGCCTGCTGCACCGCATCGACGGCACGCAGCCGATCGACGTCGTGCACCAAGCGATGGTCGACGCGGCGCGATCCAAGGTCAAGACCATATGA